One Pyrus communis chromosome 4, drPyrComm1.1, whole genome shotgun sequence genomic region harbors:
- the LOC137732816 gene encoding uncharacterized protein has protein sequence MYNLKLDKFEGSEGHEGAERWLEHIEKTFRVLHNQGNLPVERWVETTSWFLGKESAAWWEQESRRLTPAERTDWDVFQELFRRRFVPPEYIDRKKQEFTELRQGKLTANEYYRRFTDLSHCHPDVASNPAEMLRRFRLGTKKKWRSMATTTHCDTYQDFYEILLRIEDSENIPSESEEEEKDGNQKKDDKGKGQASLGPRRTQNFKRGDTSSSSSSGGFSATGQGRGGRFAGGARGQRQGDDGRGRAPVCRRCNNRHFGECRRGNSGCFTCGQMGHRAVNCPQSQHQKPQQVFLPPPAPIQQIQGLGSYGQAGRGGAYHYQGDAVPYASGQYQYPQDSYSQGGYPPYPGSYMPYPPASVSGSQWFQGGQFQQGEIVTSSAGSSRQSVTFHCPGLPVVTFVGEQSRVRHGVISALRAKRLLSKGCQGYLAHVVLDEAAPSRVEDVRVVRHFPDVFPEDLPGLPPDRDMEFTIELLPAAFMDLMNRVFQPYLDRFVIVFIDDILVYSKSKAEHGVLVDPQKVATVENWEQPRTVTEKDLNLRQRRWLELLSDYDCTIDYHPGRANVVADALSRKSQGRINALYASRIPLLADLCSTGVRLEAEDRDVALLSNFQVRPILVDRVLEAQVADRETQELIQARDRGRRRDLRWTDAWISGASLSFNCTKQVEGNPNFLQMFKWFLV, from the exons atgtacaatttgAAATTGGATAAGTTTGAAGGTAGTGAGGGTCATGAGGGTGCAGAGAGATGGTTAGAGCATattgagaagacttttcgtgtGTTGCAcaaccaggggaaccttcctgtTGAGAGGTGGGTTGAGACGACATCTTGGTTTCTGGGTAAggagtctgcagcctggtgggagcaggaatCTCGTCGTTTGACTCCAGCTGAGAGGACTGATTGGGATGTTTTCCAGGAATTGTTCaggagaaggtttgtgcctcctgagtaCATTGATCGGAAGAAGCAGGAGTTCACTGAGTTGAGACAGGGGAAGTTGACGGCGAATGAGTATTATCGGAGGTTCACCGATCTGTCTCACTGCCATCCAGATGTTGCGAGTAATCcagcggagatgcttcgtcgtttccgcctaggtactaagaagaagtggcgttcgatggcgaccactacccACTGTGATACCTACCAGGATTTCTATGAGAtattgttgaggattgaggattcagaGAACATACCGAGTgagagtgaggaggaagagaaggatggcaatcagaagaaagatgataaGGGTAAAGGTCAGGCGTCGCTCGGACCTCGTAGGACACAGAACTTTAAGAGGGGTGAcactagttctagctcttctaGCGGTGGTTTTAGTGCCACTGGTCAGGGACGAGGAGGTAGGTTTGCTGGTGGTGCCAGAGGGCAGAGACAGGGTGATGATGGTCGAGGCAGGGCCCCAgtttgccgtaggtgtaataaccgacattttggtgagtgtaggcGTGGCAACAGTGGTTGCTTtacttgtgggcagatgggacatcgggctgtaaattgtccccagagtcagcaccAAAAACCGCAGCAGGTTTTCTTGCCGCCACCTGCGCCGATTCAGCAGATTCAGGGTCTGGGTAGTTATGGACAGGCAGGTCGTGGTGGTGCCTACCATTATCAGGGCgatgctgttccttatgcctcgggacagtatcagtatccccaggacTCGTATTCCCAGGGTGGTTATCCTCCATATCCTGGcagctatatgccgtatcctccagcatCAGTAAGTGGTTCTCAATGGTTTCAGGGAGGACAGTTTCAACAGGGAGAGATTGTTACGAGTAGTGCGGGGTCttcgaggcagtctg ttacgtttcattgtcctggactacctgtggttacttttgtgggcgagcagaGTAGGGTgagacatggtgttatttcagctttgcgagcgaaaaggttgttgtctaaaggttgccaggggtacctagctcatgtggtgttggatgAAGCCGCTCCTAgtagagttgaggatgtgagagtagTCAGGCACTTTCCCGATGTtttccccgaggatttacctggtttaccaccGGACCGAGACATGGAGTTTACTAtcgagttgcttccag ctgcttttatggatttgatgaatcggGTGTTCCAGCcgtatttggataggtttgttattgtcttcatcgacgacattctggtgtattctaaatcGAAGGCGGAGCAT ggtgttttggtggaccctcagaaggtcGCAACAGTGGAgaattgggagcaaccacgaaccgtcacagag AAagatcttaatcttcgtcaacgaaggtggttggagttgctcagtgattatgattgcacgattgattatcatcctggtcgtgcaaatgtagttgctgatgcacttagcaggaagtcacagggccgcaTTAATGCGTTGTATGCGAGTCGTATTCCTCTTCTGGCAGATTTATGTTCTACAGGAGTGAGGTTGGAAGCAGAAGACCGAGATGTGGCTTTACtttctaattttcaagttaggccaattttagttgatcgggtgcttgaagctcaagtaGCTGATCGAGAAACCCAGGAATTGATCCAAGCTCGAGATCGAGGAAGGaggagagacctcaga TGGACTGACGCATGGATCTCTGGGGCAAGTTTGTCATTTAACTGTACCAAGCAG GTTGAAGGAAACCCTAATTTTCTGCAGATGTTTAAGTGGTTTCTTGTGTGA
- the LOC137730870 gene encoding uncharacterized protein, with translation MSPAPIEQALPESSSSSSPDVPEISEAENPRFKELRGVQWRINLGILPSSSSSSSSSSIDDLRRVTADCRRGYAGLRRRLLVDPHPQKDGSNFPDLTLDNPLSQNPDSTWGRFFRSAELEKMVDQDLSRLYPEHGSYFQTPGCQGMLRRILLLWCLRYPECGYRQGMHELLAPLLYVLHFDVERLSQVRKLHEDHFTDKFDGLSFHESDLTYNFEFKKFPDSTEDENGLDGTALNVKSLDELDPEIQTIVMLSDAYGAEGELGIVFSERFMEHDAYYMFDALMRGAHGSVSMAEFFYPSPAVGSHTNLPPVIEASAALYHLLSLVDSSLHSHLVELGVEPQYFALRWLRVLFGREFSLANLLIIWDEIFASDNGKLYKGSEDDAASSFAILTSPRGAYISAMAVSMLLYLRSSLLATENATACLQRLLNFPENIDLKKLIQKAKSLQDLALKNNSSPSLLSYFGPYEHSKSMTVRGHSLSVDSVSPKAPINLVPESYWEEKWRVLHREEEIRQDDLKKQVPSQKKRWTEKVKLSLSRTESDPSPSKSENGKNNPRFSVRRRLLQDLSRELSSEEDIETLGSHENKLSSEVEVNREDGFNKGLNSATEKRSLNGDPASEENSSVLSDPTSLHTGANGHELESEKSSVASNLSFDENDDNLQGVSEEPPLLVSDHPKGVSQTSECSNHSPGNSVPGKERKLLSGKFQKLWKFGWNAAGEETSEKGHNAIEATKSSHCEGNQNATSSSVAEGSCSSLVSHNGEAVDQHVTGTLRNLGQSMIENIQVIESVLQQDQGVQVGSLENLSKNTLVGKGQVTAMAALTELRKISNLLSEM, from the exons ATGTCGCCAGCTCCAATTGAGCAGGCATTGCCCGAATCGTCGTCTTCGAGCTCCCCTGATGTTCCTGAGATATCTGAGGCTGAGAATCCTCGATTCAAGGAGCTTAGAGGCGTCCAGTGGCGTATTAATCTTGGGATTTtgccctcttcttcttcttcgtcttcttcgtcCTCCATTGATGATCTTCGTCGGGTCACAGCTGATTGTAGAAGAGG ATATGCTGGATTGAGAAGGCGCCTTCTGGTTGATCCACATCCCCAAAAGGATGGGAGTAATTTCCCTGATCTGACCTTAGACAATCCGCTGTCACAAAACCCAG ATAGCACATGGGGTCGCTTTTTCCGGAGTGCCGAGCTGGAGAAAATGGTTGATCAGGATTTATCACGTTTATACCCAGAACATGGAAGCTATTTTCAAACACCAGGATGCCAAGGCATGTTGAGAAGAATCTTGTTATTGTGGTGTCTTAGATATCCAGAGTGTGGTTATAGACAAG GAATGCATGAACTCTTGGCTCCTTTattgtatgttcttcattttgATGTGGAGCGGCTATCTCAAGTGCGAAAGCTACATGAAGATCACTTCACTGATAAATTTGATGGTCTGTCATTTCATGAAAGTGATCTTACATACAACTTTGAGTTCAAAAAGTTTCCTGACTCCACGGAAGATGAGAATGGCTTAGATGGAACTGCATTGAATGTTAAGAGTCTTGATGAGCTTGATCCCGAGATACAGACCATTGTGATGCTTAGTGATGCTTATGGTGCTGAAGGTGAACTGGGTATTGTTTTCTCTGAGAGATTTATGGAACATGATGCGTACTATATGTTTGATGCTCTAATGAGGGGGGCCCATGGATCAGTTTCTATGGCAGAATTCTTCTATCCCTCCCCTGCTGTTGGTTCTCATACTAATTTACCTCCTGTCATTGAAGCATCTGCTGCGTTGTATCATTTGCTGTCCCTTGTTGATTCGTCTCTACACAGCCACCTTGTTGAGCTTGGTGTTGAACCCCAGTATTTTGCACTCCGCTGGTTAAGGGTTTTATTTGGACGTGAATTTTCACTTGCAAATCTATTGATAATTTGGGATGAAATATTTGCATCTGATAATGGTAAATTATACAAAGGTTCTGAAGATGATGCAGCATCCAGCTTTGCCATCCTTACTTCACCTCGAGGAGCATATATATCAGCCATGGCAGTTTCAATGTTACTTTATTTGAGATCTTCCCTACTTGCCACTGAGAATGCTACTGCATGTCTTCAGAGATTGTTAAATTTTCCCGAGAATATAGATTTGAAGAAACTGATACAAAAGGCGAAGTCTTTGCAGGATCTTGCTTTGAAGAACAATAGCTCACCCTCATTACTTTCATATTTTGGGCCCTATGAACATAGTAAATCAATGACTGTAAGAGGTCATAGCCTTTCAGTTGATTCCGTATCTCCAAAAGCACCAATAAATCTAGTGCCTGAAAGCTACTGGGAAGAGAAGTGGAGAGTTCTGCACAGGGAAGAAGAAATAAGGCAAGATGATTTGAAAAAACAGGTTCCAAGCCAGAAAAAGCGATGGACAGAAAAAGTAAAGTTGAGCCTATCCAGAACAGAATCTGACCCATCTCCATCAAAATCAGAGAATGGCAAAAATAACCCCCGGTTTTCTGTTAGACGAAGGTTGCTGCAAGACCTTTCTCGAGAACTCAGCTCAGAAGAAGATATTGAGACATTGGGTTCTCATGAAAACAAACTCTCTTCAGAAGTAGAGGTCAACAGAGAAGATGGTTTCAATAAGGGCCTTAATTCTGCCACTGAGAAAAGAAGTTTGAATGGAGATCCAGCCAGTGAAGAAAATTCATCTGTTTTGTCAGATCCTACTAGTCTTCATACTGGGGCTAATGGTCATGAACTTGAATCAGAAAAAAGTAGTGTTGCATCAAATTTGTCTTTTGACGAAAATGATGATAATTTGCAGGGTGTGTCAGAGGAGCCACCTCTTCTGGTTTCTGATCATCCAAAGGGTGTCTCCCAAACATCTGAATGCAGCAATCATTCTCCCGGAAATTCAGTGCCAGGAAAGGAACGGAAACTTCTTTCTGGTAAATTTCAGAAACTTTGGAAGTTTGGATGGAATGCAGCTGGTGAAGAGACATCCGAGAAAGGACACAATGCCATTGAGGCTACGAAGTCTTCCCATTGTGAAGGTAATCAGAACGCAACAAGCTCTTCTGTAGCCGAGGGGTCCTGCAGTTCTTTAGTTAGCCACAATGGAGAAGCTGTTGACCAGCATGTGACGGGTACTTTAAGGAATCTTGGGCAGTCTATGATTGAAAATATTCAG